From one Musa acuminata AAA Group cultivar baxijiao chromosome BXJ2-6, Cavendish_Baxijiao_AAA, whole genome shotgun sequence genomic stretch:
- the LOC103989903 gene encoding uncharacterized protein LOC103989903, whose product MRTPRSHSFPNHTWLVIPSPIHCSFKCKARPGSPAGLSFHSNPYLTSFPDLRDHKILQRTLVRALLALSLMKTPRHPPLDFNSDAAGCLSGVIRRLLCASLRHNVHSQGVAMQKKKPPASPCVVARLMGLDSMPVFPYTPPDSVKGSRSANSAESWPGVSCSEGSSGVQIKTSLSFRGAPTYLRQENEEFLVLSFAPESKAETTTVKGRKDKASTGDSKEREANRTERRVAEKKTRNQQKNSHKQQQNLPEREHKNGRGSVVPSPKEKLRRDSCTVTKLGGGNAKAAEQKKMQKLAAAQAKNEAGCSSQDSSPVSVLDYGIMDGEYSISISPPTSDDERRQQSPRRRLSSKFENLNSTSPCSHTETISGITKSSRAEQVVRRDWSHIWEKICTLTEEDLKSTTWPSGDVWRSEEVGEIAAAVALEMLDVVVMETASELSSYATRSRP is encoded by the exons ATGCGGACCCCACGGAGCCACTCTTTTCCCAACCACACATGGCTCGTCATCCCATCGCCCATCCACTGTTCGTTCAAATGCAAAGCCCGCCCCGGCAGTCCGGCCGGCCTCTCTTTCCATTCAAATCCCTACCTCACTTCCTTTCCCGACCTACGTGATCATAAAATCTTACAGCGCACCCTTGTCCGTGCTCTTCTCGCTCTTTCCCTCATGAAGACCCCTCGCCACCCTCCTCTCGACTTCAATTCCGACGCTGCCGGGTGCCTGTCCGGGGTTATCCGCCGGTTGCTGTGTGCAAGCCTCCGCCACAATGTGCATAGCCAGGGGGTCGCCATGCAGAAGAAGAAGCCGCCGGCGAGTCCCTGCGTTGTGGCACGACTGATGGGGCTCGACTCGATGCCGGTGTTCCCCTACACTCCTCCGGACTCGGTCAAGGGAAGTCGGTCCGCGAACTCCGCCGAGAGCTGGCCGGGGGTCTCGTGCAGTGAGGGGAGCAGTGGGGTGCAAATTAAGACCTCGTTGTCGTTTCGTGGGGCTCCGACGTACTTGAGGCAGGAGAATGAGGAGTTCCTGGTTCTAAGCTTCGCTCCTGAGAGTAAAGCAGAGACCACAACGGTGAAGGGCAGGAAAGACAAGGCAAGTACAGGGGATTCGAAGGAGAGGGAAGCCAACAGGACTGAGAGGAGAGTGGCAGAAAAGAAGACGAGGAACCAGCAGAAGAATTCTCACAAGCAGCAGCAGAATTTGCCCGAGAGAGAGCACAAGAATGGCAGGGGCTCGGTCGTCCCTTCTCCGAAGGAGAAGCTTCGCAGAGATTCCTGCACGGTTACAAAGCTCGGCGGCGGCAACGCAAAGGCCGCGGAacaaaagaagatgcagaagttaGCAGCTGCTCAGGCGAAGAACGAAGCAGGTTGCAGCTCACAAGATTCGAGTCCAGTTTCAGTTCTGGATTATGGCATCATGGACGGCGAGTACTCCATCTCCATCAGCCCTCCTACTTCAG ACGACGAGCGACGGCAGCAAAGCCCGAGAAGGAGACTGTCGTCAAAATTCGAGAATCTCAACTCGACATCTCCATGTTCTCATACGGAGACGATCTCAGGCATCACGAAATCTAGCAGAGCTGAGCAAGTCGTCAGGCGAGATTGGAGTCACATTTGGGAGAAGATCTGCACGCTCACAGAGGAGGATCTGAAGAGCACGACATGGCCGTCGGGAGATGTTTGGAGGTCGGAAGAGGTCGGCGAGATTGCTGCAGCAGTAGCACTGGAAATGCTTGATGTGGTCGTCATGGAGACAGCATCTGAGCTTTCGAGTTATGCCACAAGATCGAGACCGTAA
- the LOC135615767 gene encoding zinc finger CCCH domain-containing protein 33-like — MCTGLMKSSPPTKPGAVGGGDVKQPAASEAAALLLELAASDDLAAFKRAVEEDGHSVDAAALWYGRSSGRGMGYQQRTPLMIAALYGSTAVIGYILAGHTAEAARRAASDGATALHCAAAGGSAASLETVNLLIGASAEVVDALDASGNRPGDVIARQSSSTVAKSLEVILKAPVCPRVSSPAKEEPAKQGEKKEYPPDLTLPDIKTGIYGTDEFRMYTFKVKPCSRAYSHDWTECPFVHPGENARRRDPRKYSYSCVPCPEFRKGSCRNGDACEYAHGVFESWLHPAQYRTRLCKDETGCNRRVCFFAHKPEELRTVNPSVASVNGMASSSPRSSSPGLSSLDMATALMLMQQPGSPMSPSAASSGLVATAAWMNQTGGVMTPPPALQLPSSRLKASLSARDLDFDLDLLGLEGYQQKLIDEITKPASPRANWGTNSLAASRISEYSDLLGSVDPSLLTQLQGLSTRQTGAHFQAPSALQKHQSQLLSGYGGNLSSSPATSSFGLDHSMAKAIMNSRASAFAKRSQSFCDRGATAGRQSTLSAMTTAAVAAPSLLSDWGSPDGKLDWGVQGEELNKLRKSASFAFRGAAPATAPTGMNEPDLSWVHSLVKDGPAAPPVGRLGAGEQQSGYQLSSGGDLFSPWSEEKIMA; from the coding sequence ATGTGCACCGGCCTCATGAAATCCTCGCCGCCGACCAAACCCGGGGCCGTGGGCGGCGGAGATGTCAAGCAGCCGGCGGCGTCGGAGGCGGCCGCGCTGCTTCTCGAGCTCGCCGCCTCGGACGACCTTGCAGCCTTCAAGCGGGCGGTGGAGGAGGACGGCCACTCCGTCGACGCCGCCGCCCTATGGTACGGTCGGTCCTCCGGTCGAGGGATGGGCTACCAGCAGCGGACGCCCCTCATGATTGCGGCTCTCTATGGCAGCACAGCCGTCATCGGCTATATCCTCGCAGGCCACACAGCCGAGGCCGCCCGCCGCGCCGCTTCCGACGGCGCCACCGCCCTTCACTGCGCCGCAGCCGGCGGCTCCGCCGCCTCTCTCGAGACCGTCAATCTCTTGATCGGTGCCTCCGCCGAGGTCGTCGACGCCCTCGACGCTAGCGGCAACCGCCCCGGGGACGTCATCGCCCGGCAGTCCTCGAGCACGGTCGCCAAATCTCTCGAAGTAATCCTAAAGGCTCCGGTCTGCCCTAGGGTTTCGTCCCCTGCTAAAGAAGAGCCAGCCAAACAGGGCGAGAAGAAGGAATACCCGCCGGATTTGACGCTTCCGGACATCAAGACCGGGATCTATGGCACCGACGAGTTCCGGATGTATACTTTCAAGGTTAAGCCGTGCTCCCGCGCTTACTCCCACGATTGGACGGAGTGCCCCTTCGTCCATCCCGGGGAGAACGCCCGGCGCCGAGACCCGAGGAAGTACTCCTACAGCTGCGTGCCGTGCCCGGAGTTCCGCAAGGGTTCTTGCCGGAACGGCGATGCTTGCGAATATGCCCATGGCGTGTTCGAGAGTTGGCTCCATCCGGCGCAGTACAGGACACGGCTGTGCAAGGATGAGACCGGATGCAACCGCCGCGTCTGCTTCTTTGCCCACAAGCCGGAGGAGCTGCGGACAGTGAATCCCTCGGTGGCATCAGTTAACGGGATGGCGTCGTCGTCGCCTAGATCATCGTCGCCGGGTCTTTCCTCTTTGGACATGGCAACGGCCTTGATGCTGATGCAGCAGCCCGGCTCGCCGATGTCCCCCTCTGCGGCTTCATCGGGTTTAGTGGCCACGGCGGCGTGGATGAATCAGACTGGGGGCGTGATGACACCTCCTCCGGCCTTGCAGCTGCCGAGCAGCAGACTGAAGGCTTCGCTGAGCGCGAGGGACTTGGATTTCGACCTCGACTTGCTTGGACTGGAAGGGTATCAGCAGAAGCTGATCGACGAGATCACGAAGCCGGCCTCTCCCCGAGCCAACTGGGGCACGAACAGCTTGGCTGCCTCACGGATTTCAGAATACAGCGACTTGCTGGGTTCTGTTGATCCATCACTGCTGACCCAACTGCAGGGTCTCTCCACGAGGCAGACTGGAGCTCATTTCCAAGCCCCCTCCGCCCTCCAGAAGCACCAATCTCAGTTGCTCTCTGGATATGGAGGAAACCTCTCTTCTTCCCCTGCGACATCCTCGTTCGGGCTCGACCATTCGATGGCGAAGGCCATCATGAATTCCAGGGCTTCCGCTTTCGCCAAGCGGAGCCAGAGCTTCTGCGACCGCGGGGCAACCGCCGGTCGCCAATCCACGCTCTCAGCGATGACAACCGCAGCGGTCGCCGCGCCGTCCCTTCTGTCCGACTGGGGCTCTCCGGATGGTAAGTTGGACTGGGGCGTTCAAGGCGAGGAGCTGAACAAGCTGAGGAAATCCGCATCCTTCGCCTTCCGCGGAGCAGCTCCAGCCACCGCGCCCACGGGGATGAACGAGCCCGACCTGTCCTGGGTGCACTCTCTGGTGAAGGACGGACCTGCGGCTCCCCCGGTAGGCCGGCTTGGCGCCGGCGAGCAGCAGAGCGGATACCAGCTCAGCAGCGGGGGCGACTTGTTCTCTCCATGGTCGGAGGAGAAGATAATGGCGTAG